A genomic window from Rhodospirillaceae bacterium includes:
- a CDS encoding universal stress protein codes for MFQTILVPIDLSYIENGKAIMEVAKTQGDKEARITLINVIGEVPSFITAGLPSGILDKTVQNARITLEDMAETAGMTADVAVVSGSIAPSILAKAEEIGADLIIIASHRPGLYNYLLGSTASRIVRHAKCSVLVKR; via the coding sequence ATGTTCCAGACCATTTTGGTTCCGATTGATCTTTCATATATCGAAAACGGCAAGGCGATTATGGAAGTTGCTAAAACTCAAGGTGATAAGGAGGCACGGATCACGCTGATTAACGTAATAGGAGAAGTACCATCATTTATAACGGCGGGACTTCCCAGCGGAATTCTTGACAAGACAGTGCAGAATGCTCGCATTACCCTGGAAGACATGGCAGAAACAGCCGGGATGACGGCGGATGTTGCTGTGGTTTCGGGAAGCATTGCGCCGTCTATCCTTGCCAAGGCAGAAGAAATTGGAGCTGACCTGATAATCATCGCTTCGCATCGGCCTGGTTTATACAACTATCTGCTCGGCTCTACAGCGTCACGCATCGTTCGCCATGCCAAATGTTCGGTTCTTGTGAAACGCTGA